Sequence from the Panicum virgatum strain AP13 chromosome 5N, P.virgatum_v5, whole genome shotgun sequence genome:
ttcgtgacttTCTTCTCAAaaagggcttcaagatcgggagggtggatacaactctattcacaagaatcatcaatgaagagctatttgtatgtcaaatttatgttgatgatatcattttttgttcaactaaccccactctttgcaaagaatttggagaaatgatggctagggaattcgagatgtccatgatcggtgagctcaatttcttccttgggtttcaaatcaagcaattgaaggaagggactttcatccatcaagaaaagtatacaaaggatattctcaagaaattcaagatggatgattgcaagctgatcaagactccaatgccaactaatggacatcttgacttggatgagggaggtaaatcggttgaccaaactctctatcgttccatgattgggtcgcttctttacctaaccgcatctaggcccgatatcatgtttagtgtaTGCATGTGTGCCCACTTTCAAtctaatcctaaggaatcacacattagtgccgttaagaggatccttagatatctcaagcatacgcctagcataggcttgtggtaccccaaaggagctagttttacacttttgggatactcggattcggactttgccggatgccgtgtggatcgcaagagtacatcgggtgggtgccacttgctagggcgttccttagtctcctggtcgtcaaagaaacaaaatttcgtggccttgtcaaccgcggaggcggaatatattgccgccggggcttgttgtgctcaaatcctctacatgaagcaaagcctcttggactttggtgtagtattagataggatcccgctcctttgtgataacgagagtgccgttaaaattgctaataacccggttcaacaccctcgtaccaagcacatagatattcgccatcactttctaagagatcatgtggcaaggaatgatatactactttgtggtgttcgttccgaagatcgattggcggatatcttcaccaaacctttagatgagagcaccttttgtaggttgcgaagtgagtttaacgttctagatgcttctaacgtcatataattgcctggtcatatagatgcatttcatatgtacaaatgttaggggcttgtctaaccttgtcaagatagtgatgaacatgggtcttgcatgagccggtggtcttcgtttcgctcatggcatgaagaatggttcgtcatgaagaagcttgccaagggttcaaacttgacaagatagattcattttgtgcaatgcatgtgcttgtcatatagaatgcatccatgtttaatttctagctttgcattggcattgcatcacgttagtagcatcacaagggagcaaatcacacttcgagaaagatattcatgctaaatatgatatatcatctctataagagtgataagatcaatttTGCGCTTTCATtcctattgagtcacgtcctatcgaacttaaagtttcaatctctaagttcataggcaaagtggctcatacatttggtttttgtgtttaaaacttcgcttggatcttaatttgcctatgtttatataaaagcttgcgagcactatgaatgagtgtttgaggggtgaggttatctctcgaaaatggtccaaattgagtgtttgtGGTTTTGGTTTTGaaaaatttggatcagaagtagagtttgtagttcagcagaaaattctcttcaccaccggttaaaccgacgccctgGTTTTCCATgcattggttcaaccggtgcttaagtcttcgtggctcggtttctgcatcgtctctggaacaacctccgaccgttacaccgatggccaccggtgcatccgatggttgtcggatgaaccgacgcctttgcatcggttcaaccggtgctactgcgtggagttttggccctTGCAGTGTCTCTGGACCTTACACCTGCAGTTGCACCGACGCTcttcggatgctccgatgcctcagtggcggttcttccggtgccctcTGTTGACCACGTTTTCAACTCTCTCAGATCTGGTCAAACTCAAACCGACACTTACACCGGTGCTTAATTCTCTGAACCATCGGTCTTTCCGGtgtctagggtttgcgggcCCACACGCTCCTTTTCTCTTGTTTTTCTTGCGGGCCCCGCGCGTCAGTCACAGGCTCCTTCTTCTCCACGCGAACCGCTGCTCCCGCTTcgaaccgccgccgcacccctcgCCCGTGCATCCACTGCACCGCCGCCTGCACACCTCTCCGCCACAGCCCGCAcgccgcatccgccgccgctcacgCGCACCCACACACCGCTCGTGCGCTGCTCCGTAGCCGCTCGCGCACAGACTCTCCCACGCCCGTGTCACACCAACGCCGCGCCTGTgccacccacgcgccgccgctcaccgccgccaACGGCCTCTCTCCACACGCGCATCCTCTCCTGCTCCGGACTACCTCCCACGCGCGTGCATTCAAGTCCGATTCGAGTTCCCTCCACTCTTGGTCCGAGTGCACGCAAGGTGTTCGAGGAATTGCCTCTTAGGTTTCTTCTTCGATTTCTTCTCGACCGATTCTCGGATTAGCAAGGGTTTGGTGCTGCCCCTCCTAGAATGTGATGTATCTTTGTTTTATTATCCCTTACACACATGTTTATATATACCCTTGCCTTGCTCACTCACATCGAATCTCGTTACTTCGATAGTTCTTTTTAGGGTGTTAGTGAGTTGTTATCCACTAGATCTCACCATGATAGGCTCATATCATTCCATGCTTTGCTTAAGGACATTCTTTCCTTCAGTGGATATCTCATATATGCATAATTCCCTATCTTAATTCCAGTATCTTCTATCGATTCTCTATGacagatggctggtgacaagaagggtAATGGTAAGATGGTTgtacagaagaagaagaagtgcacccatgaggaccgcgagcgagagcaagctgaggcagttgcagatgcTGCAGACAGGCAGGGTTCACTCAGGATCAGAGATCCTCatgctcagggggagccacagcagcagttacgtcgctcaggatATTCACGTCAGCCAGAGACAGTTcagaccacacctgagtcccaCTCACgaccacggactcgaggtggtggtactcACAGGGCAGCAGGCCGTGatagtgagagagagagagaggcagctggtcaggacagtggtgcaGAGGAGGAGCCTCCACAGGTTGAGCTACTTGATCTTCGGGgcattccaggacctagggtcaagagattgagatatgtcaccccggagcagtggtttcctgAGCTCTGCTCCAGGAGTCTTTCTACCACGCGTATTCTCAGATGgacatcaagatcagtgagcacaaaaTGCTTCACTGGGTAGCTATGCGCGTGGCAGCAGGAGGCATTCCTATCCTCTCTTTGTTTGAGAGATATGAGGGACTACCAGCTCTGCTGAATGAGAGGTCCCGGTATATCAGAGAGTGGGTTCACGTTTTCTACGCCACCCTATttgttgaggaggaccggcagttcattgacttcatgttccagcAGAGGCATTACAGACTGACTCGAGCACGTTTGGCTACCCTGCTAGGAGTTCAGATTGCCAAGGAGCCACACTTCttgcactatcaggcttatggcaacaCAGTGCCTCCACGTCGTCCTCATGAGACTCACGCACCGTCTGACGAGGAGGTCGGCGTTCTCTTTCAGCAGCCTTTCTAGCCTGACACTCCGAGGACACCGGACAGACTGACTCCCATAGCTCACTCCGTACAcctagctttgaggaagagtctattgttccggattggatacaatgaggggatcacagctccGTAGCAGTGGCTTCTACTATATATCATGACAGGACGAGACTTTGACCTcgtcgacttctttatctgcgagctagaggacgtgatcttagatgggatgacagttcaccgtcgccatccttttgctcattggatctgctggatacTCGCTCAGCTtagtcagaatgagcatatggatgtgctggagcagtcgaggacgcacttcagtttttacttgcctactactcctcgagacggtcgtcgtggcccGAGAGGCCAGCGCAGAGCACAGCGGATTCTGGATGAGCGTGTTTTGGCTGAGGGTAGAGTTGTGGATCATCCCACTGCAGCTGAGGACGCTTCActtgcagcagcagaggcccagctcccacactacctggtcacagactcagaggactcggaggatgacgaggatttcATACCCACAGTTACTGTCCCTCGaggtgctcatgatgatgagacAGGATCCTCTAGTGCAGCCCgcacccctgctcctccagttaccactgctcaggtcactcagcccgatGCACTCGCTGCTATTCTTCAGAGGCTCTCAGACTAGTAGGATaggtttgctgcagctcagctgagcatgcaagccgagcaggctcgccagcaggaggcccagacacttgTACTTGAGGGGatccggcagcagcaggaggccatgaggttacagcttcagcaacagtcccagattcagcagcagatgttcactttcttctcgggatgcttcggtcagctgtaccgtcacactggactacctgagcctcagctccctacacctcagcagctccagttcgaccccaccactcctgctccacctgttggcggttttgtgcagacacccttggcgtccttcccgatgtcaccacttcttcagaccgggttgtttgccagccCTGCTCCTACTTCCACTACTGCTCCGGCTcatgctccacagcctagtgtatggacagccgagcagcgtgcagagttcctcAGGCAGCAGCAGGTTCTGCATCAGCTACAGCACCCCTCagctcagtcactcacgtttGAGTCACCctcacagcctgaggtgctccgtccgtccgttgtgcgccccactcagccagacctgactcccgtcatgtctgctcctccgacggactccacggtcgtCGCCGAGCCAGTTGCTaccgctactccagctacttctgctgctccgatgACTCCAGTCaagcagaagtcctcttcggtcgacgacgactggacggacgacgccgccaacgactccgccgctcagttctccaccggacccagcctgaagaccccgccttctccagctcaggactagatcgcctttctttttggttctttgttgccaaagggggagatagataggataggatagggggagtagagatagggggagcttggtggtttgtggtgtgtttggatcttcatggattttgtgtatggacatgttatttggatattgtgtatgctctatgttgacatgtccctacatgtgcttcTTTTCtagtaatgcatgcttgttgATCGTGTTtcaatttcatatctttgtatctctactttgtgttgtcatcaatcaccaaaagggggagattgaagtgcatctaggccgatagatgcttatggtaagtttcggtgattaatgacaaccgtatgcgactaacgtttgttttgaaggaaaaattaatgattagattagtctcatatgaaatgtgaaaagagacccctcaattcggaacaacaatgcgtgccaaggactcaattttaaaagattaaggacctttcgagtctcaagtgtcacaaggagatgaaggacacttgatttagctagggtttatagtttttagttcttgaccgtactattaagaggggttcatgagttagtagcttgaccaaaattgagttggccttagaaatcttgcacactcgctcaaaaacagcccaagatggtcaatagaagttaacacaacgcttcgaagaagaaacaatcgaagttacgttcaaatccaagtcaattcagttgaaaacaaagaaaaacagcagcaccggtttaaccgatgccctagcatcggagcatccgatgcttgacGGAAGTTCTgacgccctgtcggtctatctctctggatgcaagcagaaatcaaatcaacaatctctatagcaccggttgaaccgatggtccaaaagataagcaccggtgcattagatgtactatgttccagagagcatgttttggtggacctcaactcgccttcagcaccggttgaaccgacgcttcagaatcaagcaccggtgcattggatatgctatgttccagagagcttgtttgagttgatcagtgaacctcttcagcaccggttgaatcgatgcccctacggagaatgcaccggtgcaatgacgcaagcctggatactgtgtcagaaccccaacagctactaattggacacagagagaccggttgaaccgatgctttcgctttctatcccgtcggttcttccggtggtctcGATTTTTCTGCAAtgaacttccaacggctatgtaactctttccactctatataagggcaccccctggctcatttgaagtgcctttgacaccctgaatacttgaggccacccttgagaagaagagcaaGTGCTtagagcaaaagagagaagatctaatACATTGTTTGtacttcaaccttgaagaattcatcctttgcaagtgtagcaagtgtgcttgagctagggccaactgagtgtaggtcaagtgaaggcttaggagcttgttactcttggtgtttgacggcacctagccggtcttggtgattgggaggttcttggtgagctcttggagtttgtgggagccccaagacaagaagattgtacacggtgtgaagctcgccgttccggagatggagaaggagcattcttagtgatcacttgctccttggtgaagcaagcgagctatacccttgtgtgggtgctccaacgtggattaggggggagcgtcaactcctcgataccacgggaaaaaatccggttgtctcgtgtcgcttacttttatttcaagcaattaaatccttttgttgttatttttacttttgattgcttgtagattGACTAAGACAACTAGCATGGTAGTGTGAGCTCttgcttaggttttgatcttgctagtgtgctttcatctagacaaaatgatcatgatagtgtgcttacctacctaaggaccttttgctagcatgctctagtgattatgtttcaaatttgtagattgagtaatactagtctaggttaaggactaagTAGAAATTGAAAaggtcccaattcaaccccctcttcttgggccacgatcctttcacTTGCCCAGTCTCAGCCCTCAGGTGCTGTCGTGCTGATCGGACGGATGTGCGCGCACCACGCCGGTCAAAAGATCCACTCTTGTCGTTCGTTCATCTCTTCAAATTTTGGAGAGGAAAAAGTCATAATGAAAAAAGAATGAAGGAACTAAGAATATGACAGAGATATTATTACTGAAACATACCACAAGAAAGCATGTACTTTATTACATATAAGCTCGGCGTACAATATGATAGGAAATTTAAGACCGAACAACAAACAACATAGTACAAATACCACATCAAGCATAGTTACTTTATGCAAGCATCGATCAAGCAGCTTCTTAACGAGCTAGGTCTACTTCTCTCTCTTGTAGATCTTGTGCAGGAAGGACTTCAAAAGAGTCTGAACGGCCTTGTTCAGCTGGGCCTCGATGGTACCGATCAGCTTGATGTAGGTCTCCCTCTCGTACTCACGAAACACCAACTGGAATCATTACGATGACAAACGTAAATTAAATGAAATACGTGTATGAAAACAGGATGCCATGTTCCGCCATATTAAATAGATCTTGCTGTAGTTTGGATATTGTTTCACCATCTTCAACCAAGTTAGCACCATAATGTGTTCTTCACTTTTATggataaaaagaaaatattacTCAGACATCATAGACACTGTGTGGTGGAGTCTTTTTCATATCATACATACGCTGATACCCacgatatatatatacaaactATATATACGCACCGGTTCGGTCCAttttaaaaattatatatatggtTGAGTCAATTGAAAATGATACAAAAACATTAACATTACAGAATGGTCAGGACTCAAGACAAACCTCCAGATTAAGCTCTTTGTACAAGTCCTTCACTTTTGTAACACATGCTGGATCAGACTTTCCATAATTTTCCTATGAGGCCACACATTAATTTAGCTAGATTCTATTTTATTTGTTGTGAAAATAATGACCAAATAACACTTACCATCAGAATGCTCTTCTGGTTCTCATCAGCGTGTTCAAGAGCTTGCACAATTAACCAGGAACACTTGGACTCTTCAATATCAGTTCCAATCTGTGATAAGAATTGATACTGATAAGATCAGAGAACTAAAGAAACAGGGTCTTGATTGTAGTGAACCCAGCAGTTATACTCATTTAAATTAGTATAGAAAATATCCAAAAACTAACCTTGCCGGTGAGTTCAGGGTCACCAAAACAGTCTAGATAATCATCCTATTGAGAATATCATTAAGCAGCAGTTTTATGATGTAACAACTCACATTATTTTACTTACTAAAAATAGAAGCATTACCTGGATCTGAAAGTATATTCCAATTTCAATGAGAATGTTCTTTACATCACCAAAGTTATCCAGGTTCTCACCAGCCAACAACAAAGCACATGCAACCTTGAATGAAGTGGAATTAATATTAGTACCACACACATCTACTTATGTATTACCATCACAATCTAGATAACTGAACAAAACATATAGGATGATAACACCTACAGGAATATAAAAGGAGTAGTAGGCTGTCTTGTATTGAGCGATGTGGCGGTAACTGTGTAAAATGCAAATCATTGAAAGGAATTAGCAATAAGTAAACATGATTTTTCAAATTGAATGTGTAATCGACTGTAGTTGAGAAATTATTTTTACAGTTTGAAAATTGCAAATGTAGCGGTTAATACTTTTCAACTACAGTCGATTACAAAAGGCAATAAATCATTCAAGGAAACAAAGTATGTGTGAATTGTATTACTACTACTGTGCTACATGAACTTACATTGTTTCGTTATATCTATTCAGATCCTTTCTACCATCATGAGTAATGATAAGATCCAACAACTGACTTGAAACTCCCTTGAACTCTGCCTAGAAACATAAAGAGAGTATCCATCTTTTATAAGTAACAATTAGTAATTTGGCATGAACATATACTTGTGACTGAAAATTAAATATGATTACCTCATTGAACAAATCAATGATATCAACATAATATGGCTTTGTTTTGAAGTGGCGCCGAAGGATACGCGGAACATGGTTGTGAAGGATAATTGCATCATTTATAGCAATGAGGCCAACCTATTGCAAACAAAATGCTTCAATTAATTAGTTTCATAGTTTGTAGGTTAAAACCCTAAACAATATGTGAAAAACAAAAATGCAGTAGTATAAATCAGTTCCCTACAAGGAGAACAAATAGAAACTTGGTCAGTAAAATTAATTAGTTGCTTACTACGGGGAGACCAAATAGAAACATGAAATGTCAACGTTAGCTATTCTTGCTCAATAAATGAAGCAGATTTGGGTGCGCATACTGTATCCTTTTAAGTAACATTACTGGTACAACCATCAAAACAAATACTATACAAATAATTTGGCAGACATAAAAGATAATCAACTGCCGCCGTCATCTGACCTGAGGCACCCTAAACCAGCAAGGCTGGCCACGTCGTGTCTGGGAGTTGTCCATAATATCATCGAGCATAAGATAAACAGCTTGAAGCTGCAAACACGAAATATAATAATTAAAGGCCCCACCTAGCAGTTTAGATTGAGCTATTACGTACCATTCGACAAACAAGCTTGAAAATAAAACCATCGGGAAGTAATAATACC
This genomic interval carries:
- the LOC120673148 gene encoding farnesyl pyrophosphate synthase-like, with amino-acid sequence MATAGAVDGKGTGGTDKMAALKEIYNKLKAEVLEDHAIEVTHESAIQWIDRMMDYNVLGGKCNRLLSVIDTYNILKGADVISQEETFLACTLGWCMEWLQAVYLMLDDIMDNSQTRRGQPCWFRVPQVGLIAINDAIILHNHVPRILRRHFKTKPYYVDIIDLFNEAEFKGVSSQLLDLIITHDGRKDLNRYNETIYRHIAQYKTAYYSFYIPVACALLLAGENLDNFGDVKNILIEIGIYFQIQDDYLDCFGDPELTGKIGTDIEESKCSWLIVQALEHADENQKSILMENYGKSDPACVTKVKDLYKELNLELVFREYERETYIKLIGTIEAQLNKAVQTLLKSFLHKIYKREK